The Betta splendens chromosome 7, fBetSpl5.4, whole genome shotgun sequence genome includes a window with the following:
- the gabrd gene encoding gamma-aminobutyric acid receptor subunit delta isoform X1 — protein MEMPTFLLSSLALLFVGGDIFTRAMLSDIGDYVGTDIEISWLPNLDDLMKGYARNFRPGIGGPPVNVAMAIEVASIDHISEANMEYTMTVFLRQSWHDDRLSYNHTNKTLGLDSRFVDKLWLPDTFIVNAKSAWFHDVTVENKLIRLQPNGVILYSSRITSTVACDMDLTKYPMDEQECMLDLESYGYSSEDIVYHWSESQTHIHGLDKLELSQFTITDYRFVTEMMNFKSAGRFPRLSLRFQLRRNRGVYIIQSYMPSILLVAMSWVSFWISQSAVPARVTLGITTVLTMTTLMVSARSSLPRASAIKALDVYFWICYVFVFAALIEYAFAHYNADYRLKEKAKVKANKLSSESIVKNGKQAMVLFSLSVTGMNQGVVISSRQGRSQRPSSEIPGEGCAEEPEPRRRRSKQAEETEEQKKCCSKCVCKPIDADTIDIYARAVFPFTFAVVNVIYWVAYTM, from the exons ATGGAGATGCCAACTTTCTTGCTGTCGAGTCTGGCTCTGCTCTTTGTCGGAGGGGATATTTTCACCAG GGCCATGTTGAGTGACATCGGAGACTATGTCGGTACAGACATTGAAATCTCCTGGTTACCTAATCTGGATGACTTGATGAAAGGCTACGCCAGGAATTTTCGCCCCGGTATTGGAG GTCCACCAGTGAACGTGGCCATGGCTATTGAGGTGGCCAGCATTGACCACATCTCTGAGGCCAACATG GAGTACACGATGACCGTGTTCCTGCGGCAGAGCTGGCACGATGACCGGCTGTCCTACAACCACACCAACAAGACGCTGGGGCTGGACAGCCGCTTCGTGGACAAGCTGTGGCTCCCCGACACCTTCATCGTCAACGCCAAGTCCGCGTGGTTTCACGACGTGACTGTGGAGAACAAGCTGATCCGGCTGCAGCCCAACGGAGTCATTCTATACAGCAGCCG AATCACTTCAACAGTGGCGTGTGACATGGACCTGACCAAGTATCCTATGGATGAACAGGAGTGTATGCTGGATCTGGAAAGTT ATGGTTACTCCTCAGAGGACATTGTGTATCACTGGTCAGAGAGTCAGACACACATCCACGGCCTGGACAAACTGGAGCTCTCCCAGTTCACCATCACGGACTATCGCTTTGTTACGGAGATGATGAACTTCAAATCTG cggGCCGCTTTCCAAGACTCAGTCTTCGCTTCCAGCTGAGACGAAACCGAGGCGTCTACATCATCCAGTCATACATGCCTTCAATATTACTGGTGGCCATGTCCTGGGTCTCCTTTTGGATCAGTCAGTCAGCCGTCCCCGCTCGCGTGACCCTGG GGATCACGACCGTCCTCACCATGACCACGCTGATGGTGAGCGCCCGCTCCTCCCTGCCACGAGCGTCAGCCATCAAGGCGCTGGACGTGTACTTCTGGATCTGTTACGTCTTTGTGTTCGCGGCCCTCATCGAGTACGCCTTCGCTCACTACAACGCTGACTATCGACTCAAAGAGAAGGCCAAAGTGAAGGCCAACAAGCTGAGCTCGGAG TCCATTGTGAAAAACGGCAAACAGGCGATggttctgttctccctgtcGGTCACCGGCATGAACCAGGGCGTGGTGATCTCGAGCCGCCAAGGCCGGAGTCAGCGTCCCAGCAGCGAAATCCCGGGGGAGGGCTGCGCCGAGGAGCCcgagccgaggaggaggaggtccaagcaggcggaggagacggaggagcagaagaAATGCTGCTCCAAGTGCGTGTGCAAGCCCATCGATGCCGACACCATCGACATCTACGCCAGGGCCGTGTTCCCTTTCACCTTCGCCGTGGTGAACGTGATCTACTGGGTGGCGTACACCATGTGA
- the gabrd gene encoding gamma-aminobutyric acid receptor subunit delta isoform X2, translating into MSLFFPFRAMLSDIGDYVGTDIEISWLPNLDDLMKGYARNFRPGIGGPPVNVAMAIEVASIDHISEANMEYTMTVFLRQSWHDDRLSYNHTNKTLGLDSRFVDKLWLPDTFIVNAKSAWFHDVTVENKLIRLQPNGVILYSSRITSTVACDMDLTKYPMDEQECMLDLESYGYSSEDIVYHWSESQTHIHGLDKLELSQFTITDYRFVTEMMNFKSAGRFPRLSLRFQLRRNRGVYIIQSYMPSILLVAMSWVSFWISQSAVPARVTLGITTVLTMTTLMVSARSSLPRASAIKALDVYFWICYVFVFAALIEYAFAHYNADYRLKEKAKVKANKLSSESIVKNGKQAMVLFSLSVTGMNQGVVISSRQGRSQRPSSEIPGEGCAEEPEPRRRRSKQAEETEEQKKCCSKCVCKPIDADTIDIYARAVFPFTFAVVNVIYWVAYTM; encoded by the exons ATGagcctttttttcccttttag GGCCATGTTGAGTGACATCGGAGACTATGTCGGTACAGACATTGAAATCTCCTGGTTACCTAATCTGGATGACTTGATGAAAGGCTACGCCAGGAATTTTCGCCCCGGTATTGGAG GTCCACCAGTGAACGTGGCCATGGCTATTGAGGTGGCCAGCATTGACCACATCTCTGAGGCCAACATG GAGTACACGATGACCGTGTTCCTGCGGCAGAGCTGGCACGATGACCGGCTGTCCTACAACCACACCAACAAGACGCTGGGGCTGGACAGCCGCTTCGTGGACAAGCTGTGGCTCCCCGACACCTTCATCGTCAACGCCAAGTCCGCGTGGTTTCACGACGTGACTGTGGAGAACAAGCTGATCCGGCTGCAGCCCAACGGAGTCATTCTATACAGCAGCCG AATCACTTCAACAGTGGCGTGTGACATGGACCTGACCAAGTATCCTATGGATGAACAGGAGTGTATGCTGGATCTGGAAAGTT ATGGTTACTCCTCAGAGGACATTGTGTATCACTGGTCAGAGAGTCAGACACACATCCACGGCCTGGACAAACTGGAGCTCTCCCAGTTCACCATCACGGACTATCGCTTTGTTACGGAGATGATGAACTTCAAATCTG cggGCCGCTTTCCAAGACTCAGTCTTCGCTTCCAGCTGAGACGAAACCGAGGCGTCTACATCATCCAGTCATACATGCCTTCAATATTACTGGTGGCCATGTCCTGGGTCTCCTTTTGGATCAGTCAGTCAGCCGTCCCCGCTCGCGTGACCCTGG GGATCACGACCGTCCTCACCATGACCACGCTGATGGTGAGCGCCCGCTCCTCCCTGCCACGAGCGTCAGCCATCAAGGCGCTGGACGTGTACTTCTGGATCTGTTACGTCTTTGTGTTCGCGGCCCTCATCGAGTACGCCTTCGCTCACTACAACGCTGACTATCGACTCAAAGAGAAGGCCAAAGTGAAGGCCAACAAGCTGAGCTCGGAG TCCATTGTGAAAAACGGCAAACAGGCGATggttctgttctccctgtcGGTCACCGGCATGAACCAGGGCGTGGTGATCTCGAGCCGCCAAGGCCGGAGTCAGCGTCCCAGCAGCGAAATCCCGGGGGAGGGCTGCGCCGAGGAGCCcgagccgaggaggaggaggtccaagcaggcggaggagacggaggagcagaagaAATGCTGCTCCAAGTGCGTGTGCAAGCCCATCGATGCCGACACCATCGACATCTACGCCAGGGCCGTGTTCCCTTTCACCTTCGCCGTGGTGAACGTGATCTACTGGGTGGCGTACACCATGTGA